One stretch of Eggerthella lenta DSM 2243 DNA includes these proteins:
- a CDS encoding helix-turn-helix domain-containing protein, protein MEQSSSRMHVSSWGYACFLTVNATSIWGGVFPFLPLEFQTAEITLTFFLAQALAFGGAFVASMLGSYYFPRGARVMLVSLSALLVFAGSACLIAAMYVQAATLPLVFAGGVLLGIGCAGMFMLWQRYFASLPSAEGNLRLIVGTAIAPLIYFALYLVPIALTAFLIPLVFVPLCGLCIALSVREMHVDQPMFEDVPQQHPRVYRQVVADYWRSALCVGSLAFASGVIRGIALLHEDIGAVVNSASMLGSLVSAVVLLVLWYRMSFRFGLTSVFRVVYPLIITGFLLLPFLGATYLNLFAALTYMVFSLVQMLMMMQCAQISRDRGINPVFIYGFFGGVAYIMQSAGFLLGWVSDFMWIGGREWLFIVAMVSSYVLGLTLLAATGTLFKSLAAKGTVTADPIEFLAVGAPEEPRQQKAAKPAAKRRRNRPSASEDAGVIRDRTSKQCLMLQEAHGLSTRETEVMELIARGNSMAAIAERLVISENTVRTHAKHIYTKLDIHRRQELLDMLHE, encoded by the coding sequence GTGGAGCAAAGCTCATCGCGCATGCATGTGTCCAGTTGGGGCTACGCATGTTTTCTCACGGTGAACGCCACGTCCATTTGGGGCGGTGTCTTCCCGTTTCTGCCGCTCGAATTCCAGACGGCGGAGATCACCCTCACGTTCTTCCTAGCCCAGGCGCTCGCGTTCGGCGGCGCGTTCGTAGCCAGCATGCTCGGATCGTACTACTTTCCGCGCGGCGCGCGTGTGATGCTGGTGTCGCTGAGCGCGCTGTTGGTGTTCGCCGGGTCGGCCTGCCTTATCGCGGCCATGTACGTGCAGGCGGCCACGCTCCCGCTGGTGTTCGCCGGTGGCGTGTTGCTGGGCATCGGGTGCGCGGGCATGTTCATGCTATGGCAGCGCTACTTCGCGTCGCTGCCGTCGGCCGAGGGCAACTTGCGGCTCATCGTGGGCACGGCCATCGCGCCGCTCATCTACTTTGCGCTGTACCTCGTGCCCATCGCGCTGACGGCTTTCCTCATACCGCTCGTGTTCGTGCCCTTGTGCGGCCTTTGCATCGCGCTTTCGGTGCGCGAGATGCACGTGGACCAGCCTATGTTCGAGGACGTGCCGCAGCAGCATCCGCGCGTGTATCGGCAGGTGGTGGCCGACTATTGGCGCAGTGCGCTGTGCGTGGGGTCGCTCGCGTTCGCCAGCGGCGTCATCCGCGGCATCGCGCTTCTGCACGAGGATATCGGCGCAGTGGTGAACAGCGCGTCGATGCTGGGCTCGTTGGTGTCGGCGGTGGTGCTGTTGGTGCTGTGGTACCGCATGAGCTTCCGGTTCGGGCTGACCTCGGTGTTCCGTGTGGTGTATCCGCTCATCATCACGGGGTTCTTGCTGCTGCCGTTTTTGGGTGCGACCTATCTCAACCTGTTCGCGGCGCTTACGTACATGGTGTTCTCGCTAGTGCAGATGCTCATGATGATGCAGTGCGCGCAGATCTCGCGCGACCGCGGCATCAACCCGGTGTTCATCTACGGGTTCTTCGGCGGCGTGGCCTACATCATGCAGAGCGCCGGCTTCTTGCTGGGCTGGGTGAGCGACTTCATGTGGATCGGCGGTCGCGAGTGGTTGTTCATCGTGGCCATGGTATCGAGCTACGTGCTGGGCCTCACGCTGCTGGCGGCCACGGGCACGCTGTTCAAATCGCTGGCGGCGAAGGGCACGGTGACGGCCGATCCCATCGAGTTCCTGGCGGTCGGCGCGCCGGAGGAGCCGCGGCAGCAGAAGGCGGCGAAACCTGCGGCAAAGCGCCGACGGAATCGCCCTTCGGCATCCGAAGACGCGGGCGTCATCCGCGATCGCACGTCGAAGCAATGTCTCATGCTGCAGGAGGCGCACGGGTTGTCGACGCGCGAAACGGAGGTCATGGAGCTTATCGCGCGCGGGAACAGCATGGCCGCCATCGCCGAGCGCCTGGTCATCAGCGAGAACACCGTGCGCACGCACGCGAAGCACATTTACACGAAGCTCGACATCCACCGTCGTCAAGAGCTGTTGGACATGCTGCATGAATGA
- a CDS encoding DMSO/selenate family reductase complex A subunit, giving the protein MTMNESSVSRRTFVKGSLAGLALAGAAGSTALYGCAPKDEKGAASEGAGASTDQISWSQCNVNCGGNCVFQWHSQDGKIVYMESDNTGDVDLQARACLRGRSMRRWINSPDRLTKPMKRVGKRGEGKFEEISWDEAIDTIASELKRVIDTYGNDAIYVNYATGMYSTTGKQPGLRLLGLLGGYINQAYDYSTHMLQVALPFMYGSKCSPYDNVHASSFSEAERASDLVVMFGNSPAETRMGGANAVWDFAKVRESVTGRGGKIVNIDYRMNESCSGHPDEWLPIRPGTDAALASAIAHEWIANDQVDKGFLDEYCVGYDEDTMPESAKGQNKSYKDYIMGTGYDMVEKTAEWAAPITGIPAERIKQLAADIAAAEAPFICQGWGPQRHTNGEDTSRAICMLPVLIGKIGLPGTNTGQREAEPPTYLVGSLPFENPIKTAIPVYQWINAVDHGKEMTATNAGIVGADKLNNDIKFLWNYAGNCITNQHGDINYTHDVLADESKLEFILVWDTVMTDSAKYADILLPDAMRSEQLNMQTQGYSEYYTAVVVGGPAQEAPGECRSSYDVCADIADKFGKKDAFTEGKTQEDWIKELYEAGAKADGNMPTWDEIKAQGVYKRPLEPAIGLVDFRTDPVKNPLSTPSGKIEIYSEQLAEIAATWELEEGDVINPIPVFTPGFQGYGSVTDEYPLYCTGFHHKSRTHSSFGFIPELEQVARQQLWINPADAESRGIASGDTVAVKSPAGEIRIEALVTSRIIPGTIGIPQGAWHKADMNGDRVDEGACVNTLTTYRPTPLAKGNGPAHSIIAQITKA; this is encoded by the coding sequence ATGACCATGAACGAATCGAGCGTATCGCGCCGCACGTTCGTCAAGGGATCGCTGGCCGGCCTGGCGCTTGCCGGCGCTGCCGGATCGACCGCGCTGTACGGCTGCGCGCCGAAGGACGAGAAGGGCGCCGCAAGCGAGGGCGCGGGCGCATCGACCGACCAGATCTCGTGGAGCCAGTGCAACGTCAACTGCGGCGGCAACTGCGTCTTCCAGTGGCACTCCCAGGACGGCAAGATCGTCTACATGGAGTCCGACAACACCGGCGACGTCGATCTGCAGGCACGCGCCTGCCTGCGCGGCCGCTCCATGCGTCGCTGGATCAACAGCCCCGACCGCCTGACGAAGCCCATGAAGCGCGTCGGCAAGCGTGGCGAGGGCAAGTTCGAGGAGATCAGCTGGGACGAGGCCATCGACACCATCGCCAGCGAGCTGAAGCGCGTCATCGACACGTACGGCAACGACGCCATCTACGTGAACTACGCCACCGGCATGTACTCCACCACCGGCAAGCAGCCGGGCCTGCGCCTGCTGGGCCTGCTGGGCGGCTACATCAACCAGGCGTACGACTACTCCACCCACATGCTGCAGGTGGCGCTGCCCTTCATGTACGGCAGCAAGTGCAGCCCGTACGACAACGTGCACGCTTCCTCGTTCTCCGAGGCCGAGCGCGCCTCCGACCTTGTGGTGATGTTCGGCAACAGCCCGGCGGAAACCCGCATGGGCGGCGCGAACGCCGTGTGGGACTTCGCGAAGGTGCGCGAGTCCGTCACCGGCCGCGGCGGCAAGATCGTCAACATCGACTACCGCATGAACGAGTCGTGCTCGGGACACCCGGACGAGTGGCTGCCCATCCGTCCCGGCACCGACGCCGCGCTGGCGTCCGCCATCGCGCACGAGTGGATCGCGAACGACCAGGTGGACAAGGGCTTCCTGGACGAGTACTGCGTCGGCTACGACGAGGACACCATGCCCGAGAGCGCCAAGGGCCAGAACAAGTCCTACAAGGACTACATCATGGGCACCGGCTACGACATGGTAGAGAAGACCGCCGAGTGGGCCGCCCCCATCACCGGCATCCCGGCCGAGCGCATCAAGCAGCTGGCAGCCGACATCGCCGCCGCCGAGGCGCCGTTCATCTGCCAAGGCTGGGGCCCGCAGCGCCACACGAACGGCGAGGACACGTCGCGCGCCATCTGCATGCTGCCCGTGCTCATCGGCAAGATCGGCCTGCCCGGCACGAACACCGGCCAGCGCGAGGCCGAACCGCCCACCTATCTCGTGGGAAGCCTGCCGTTCGAGAACCCCATCAAGACGGCCATCCCGGTGTACCAGTGGATCAACGCCGTGGACCACGGCAAGGAGATGACGGCCACCAACGCCGGCATCGTGGGCGCCGACAAGCTGAACAACGACATCAAGTTCCTGTGGAACTACGCGGGCAACTGCATCACGAACCAGCACGGCGACATCAACTACACGCACGACGTTTTGGCAGACGAGAGCAAGCTGGAGTTCATCCTGGTGTGGGACACCGTGATGACCGACTCCGCCAAGTACGCCGACATTCTGCTGCCCGACGCCATGCGCTCCGAGCAGCTGAACATGCAGACGCAGGGCTACTCCGAATACTACACCGCCGTCGTCGTGGGCGGGCCCGCGCAGGAAGCGCCGGGCGAGTGCCGCTCCAGCTACGACGTATGCGCCGACATCGCCGACAAGTTCGGCAAGAAGGACGCGTTCACCGAGGGCAAGACGCAGGAAGACTGGATCAAGGAGCTCTACGAGGCCGGCGCGAAAGCCGACGGCAACATGCCCACCTGGGACGAGATCAAGGCCCAAGGCGTGTACAAGCGTCCGCTGGAGCCGGCCATCGGCCTGGTGGACTTCCGCACCGACCCGGTGAAGAACCCGCTGTCCACGCCGTCGGGCAAGATCGAGATCTACTCCGAGCAGCTGGCCGAGATCGCCGCCACGTGGGAGCTCGAAGAGGGCGACGTCATCAACCCCATCCCCGTGTTCACGCCCGGCTTCCAGGGCTACGGCTCGGTGACCGACGAGTACCCGCTGTACTGCACGGGCTTCCATCACAAGAGCCGCACCCACTCCTCCTTCGGCTTCATCCCCGAGCTGGAGCAGGTGGCGCGCCAGCAGCTGTGGATCAACCCCGCCGACGCCGAGTCGCGCGGCATCGCCAGCGGCGACACGGTGGCCGTGAAGAGCCCCGCCGGCGAGATCCGCATCGAGGCTTTGGTCACGTCGCGCATCATCCCGGGCACCATCGGCATCCCGCAGGGCGCGTGGCACAAGGCCGACATGAACGGCGACCGCGTGGACGAGGGCGCGTGCGTCAACACGCTGACCACGTACCGCCCGACGCCGCTTGCCAAGGGCAACGGCCCGGCGCACTCCATCATCGCCCAGATCACGAAAGCCTAA
- a CDS encoding 4Fe-4S dicluster domain-containing protein: MTQYGFFFDSTRCTGCRTCEMACKDYKDLSATIAFRKVYDYEGGAWSDVGDGTFTSDAFAYHVSLGCQHCAMPACMAKCPQGAIEKDTKTGLVHINQEKCTGVGACVETCPYNVPIVDKALGKGVKCDGCADRVAEGKSPICVEACPLRALEFGDIEELRAKHEGTVAGIAPMPSPDETTPSIAILPCPAAKEPGDTTGAIANEKEVTGVA, translated from the coding sequence ATGACTCAGTACGGATTTTTCTTCGACAGCACGCGCTGCACGGGTTGCCGCACCTGCGAGATGGCGTGCAAGGACTACAAGGACCTGTCCGCCACCATCGCATTCCGCAAGGTGTACGACTACGAGGGCGGCGCCTGGAGCGACGTGGGCGACGGCACCTTCACGTCCGACGCGTTCGCCTACCACGTGTCGCTGGGCTGCCAGCACTGCGCGATGCCGGCCTGCATGGCCAAGTGCCCGCAGGGTGCCATCGAGAAGGATACCAAGACGGGCCTGGTGCACATCAACCAGGAAAAATGCACGGGCGTGGGCGCCTGCGTGGAGACGTGCCCCTACAACGTGCCCATCGTGGACAAGGCCCTGGGCAAGGGCGTGAAATGCGACGGCTGCGCCGACCGCGTGGCCGAGGGCAAGAGCCCCATCTGCGTGGAGGCCTGCCCGTTGCGCGCGCTGGAGTTCGGCGACATCGAGGAGCTGAGGGCGAAGCACGAAGGAACGGTGGCAGGCATTGCGCCGATGCCGTCGCCCGACGAGACGACGCCCTCCATCGCAATCCTGCCGTGCCCGGCGGCGAAGGAGCCCGGCGACACCACTGGCGCCATCGCCAATGAGAAGGAAGTGACGGGCGTGGCCTAA
- a CDS encoding DMSO/selenate family reductase complex B subunit has translation MPRGFFYDNTRCTGCRTCVIACKDYHDHGPDMAFRMVIDYEGGSWQPDVDGTFSQDAFAYHVSISCNHCNNPVCTRVCPTGAMHKDELGLVWPDATKCIGCGYCTMACPYHAPHIDARLKRSSKCDGCRDRLVDGEQPVCVEACPLRALEFGLTSELTDRHPDAVRSILPLPDESATRPNLLILPSPAAERAEKQGGSIVNRTELHL, from the coding sequence ATGCCACGGGGCTTCTTTTACGACAATACGCGCTGCACCGGGTGCAGAACCTGCGTCATAGCGTGCAAGGACTACCATGACCACGGACCGGACATGGCCTTCCGCATGGTCATCGACTACGAAGGCGGCTCCTGGCAACCCGATGTCGACGGGACGTTCTCGCAGGACGCGTTCGCCTACCACGTGTCCATCTCGTGCAACCACTGCAACAACCCCGTGTGCACCCGCGTATGCCCCACCGGCGCCATGCATAAAGACGAGCTCGGGCTGGTCTGGCCCGATGCCACCAAGTGCATCGGCTGCGGCTACTGCACCATGGCCTGCCCCTACCACGCACCGCATATCGACGCGCGCCTGAAACGCAGCAGCAAGTGCGACGGCTGCCGCGACCGCCTCGTCGACGGCGAGCAGCCTGTCTGCGTGGAAGCCTGCCCGCTGCGCGCGCTGGAGTTCGGGCTGACGTCCGAGCTGACCGACCGCCACCCCGACGCAGTGCGCTCCATCCTGCCGCTGCCGGACGAATCGGCCACGCGCCCCAACCTCCTCATCCTGCCGTCGCCTGCGGCCGAACGAGCCGAAAAGCAGGGAGGCAGCATCGTGAACCGAACGGAGCTTCATCTATGA
- a CDS encoding dimethyl sulfoxide reductase anchor subunit family protein: MTSGFDAFSLGLFTSLAPAGVVAFLALALVRLWSRDRTASVRIDRMIALPFSVVLIGFIASATHLGTPANALHVFSGVGRSPLSNEVLSAVAFLFLVGSYWMMAFKERFPDAVAKPWLALACLAGIALIACTSMAYNVDTVPTWDTAFTPANLVLAALLAGPVLGLLFLELAQVRPRALERALVVLAAPALVAGTVVLALHQESLPAIANNEFAASTLAPSYPAVIGAHLIVGAIALAIAGLSMKRVQSRRTTLALRATASLLALAAVFVTRIVFYHLHMTVGF; the protein is encoded by the coding sequence ATGACCAGCGGATTCGACGCCTTCTCGCTGGGCCTGTTCACCTCGCTCGCACCGGCGGGCGTCGTTGCGTTCCTGGCACTCGCGCTCGTGCGGCTCTGGTCGCGCGACCGCACGGCCTCAGTGCGCATCGACCGTATGATCGCGCTGCCGTTCAGCGTGGTTCTGATCGGGTTCATCGCCTCGGCCACGCACCTCGGAACGCCCGCGAACGCGCTGCACGTGTTCTCGGGCGTCGGCCGCTCGCCGCTGTCCAACGAGGTTCTGAGCGCTGTCGCGTTCCTGTTCCTGGTAGGTTCGTACTGGATGATGGCGTTCAAGGAGCGCTTTCCCGATGCCGTGGCGAAGCCATGGCTGGCGTTGGCCTGTCTGGCAGGAATCGCGCTTATCGCGTGCACGTCCATGGCGTACAACGTGGACACGGTTCCTACCTGGGATACCGCATTCACGCCGGCGAACCTCGTGTTGGCAGCGTTGCTGGCAGGCCCTGTGTTGGGGCTCCTGTTCCTGGAGCTGGCGCAGGTGCGGCCGCGCGCGCTCGAGCGCGCGCTCGTCGTACTGGCGGCGCCCGCGCTCGTGGCGGGGACCGTCGTGCTCGCACTGCACCAGGAGAGCCTTCCCGCCATCGCGAACAACGAGTTCGCAGCCAGCACGCTCGCGCCTTCCTATCCTGCTGTCATCGGCGCGCATCTCATCGTAGGCGCGATCGCACTCGCAATAGCCGGCCTGTCGATGAAGCGCGTCCAATCCCGCCGCACGACACTCGCACTGAGAGCCACCGCCAGCCTGCTCGCGCTCGCAGCCGTCTTCGTCACCCGCATCGTGTTCTACCACCTGCACATGACCGTGGGATTCTGA
- a CDS encoding MogA/MoaB family molybdenum cofactor biosynthesis protein → MEQNITFAIITCSDTRGMKEDTAGAALETLIAENGWECKSHVVVPDERPFIASAIVRACDEQDVDVVLTCGGSGLSLRDVTPEATMDACDRNVPGIAEAMRAHSLAITPYAMLSRALCMQRGRHLVINLPGSEKAARENWDGVVKALPHAVKMMAGGGH, encoded by the coding sequence ATGGAACAGAACATCACCTTCGCCATTATCACGTGCTCGGATACGCGCGGCATGAAGGAGGATACGGCCGGCGCAGCGCTGGAGACGCTGATCGCCGAAAACGGTTGGGAGTGCAAGAGCCACGTGGTGGTGCCCGACGAGCGACCGTTCATCGCGTCGGCCATTGTGCGCGCCTGCGACGAGCAGGACGTGGACGTGGTGCTGACCTGCGGAGGCAGCGGGCTCTCGCTGCGCGACGTGACGCCCGAGGCCACGATGGACGCGTGCGATCGCAACGTGCCCGGCATAGCCGAAGCCATGCGCGCGCATTCGCTGGCCATCACGCCGTACGCCATGCTGTCCCGCGCGCTGTGCATGCAGCGCGGCCGTCACCTGGTGATCAACCTGCCCGGCAGCGAGAAGGCTGCCCGCGAGAACTGGGACGGCGTGGTGAAAGCCCTGCCGCACGCCGTGAAGATGATGGCCGGCGGCGGGCATTAG
- the glp gene encoding gephyrin-like molybdotransferase Glp — MPEMISLEEARALVLSHAAPLPVETVPVLEAVGRVAAADLKSDIDISPFAHSAMDGFAVRAAELAEASQEAPVELDVVAEIAAGDVFEGSIEAGQCVRIMTGAPMPDDADSVVKYEIVDVVTGDGKPGSRVAFSAPTAVRSNVREAGEEAKAGETVVSKGEVIGSAGVGFLAGCGIVEVPTHRRPRVAVISIGSELVDPTVVPTPGKIRNSNSYALAACAQAAGAVPVILPIVEDTKEALAAAVSAAADAYDFVVTSGGASNGDFDFIKPVVSELGELLMTTVNIRPGKAQTFGIVRGTPVFGLPGNPAAAYVGFEMIIRPALRKMQGYAHFERPSVMAKLSRDVKKKDPRRIFLRGTLYKNDEGEYVVAPAKNQSSGLFGVIQRSNCMAILPEGLDSRTAGSLVQCVLLDVSEEVSL; from the coding sequence ATGCCAGAAATGATCTCACTTGAAGAGGCCCGTGCGCTCGTGTTGTCCCATGCGGCGCCCCTGCCGGTGGAAACCGTGCCCGTGTTGGAAGCGGTCGGCCGCGTGGCCGCCGCCGATTTGAAGAGCGATATCGACATCTCGCCGTTCGCCCATTCGGCGATGGACGGGTTCGCGGTTCGGGCCGCCGAGCTTGCCGAGGCGTCGCAGGAAGCGCCGGTCGAACTGGACGTCGTGGCCGAGATCGCGGCGGGCGACGTGTTTGAAGGCTCTATCGAGGCCGGGCAGTGCGTGCGCATCATGACCGGCGCGCCCATGCCCGACGACGCAGACTCCGTGGTGAAATACGAGATCGTCGACGTGGTGACCGGCGACGGCAAGCCCGGCAGCCGCGTGGCGTTCTCCGCCCCCACCGCCGTGCGCTCCAACGTGCGCGAGGCCGGGGAAGAGGCGAAGGCGGGCGAGACGGTGGTGTCGAAGGGCGAGGTCATCGGCTCGGCCGGCGTCGGGTTCCTCGCGGGATGCGGCATCGTGGAGGTGCCGACGCATCGGCGTCCGCGCGTGGCCGTCATCTCCATCGGCTCCGAGCTGGTGGATCCCACAGTCGTGCCCACGCCCGGCAAGATCCGCAACTCGAACAGCTACGCGCTTGCCGCCTGCGCGCAAGCAGCGGGTGCGGTACCCGTCATCCTGCCCATCGTGGAGGATACGAAGGAGGCGCTTGCGGCGGCGGTGTCCGCGGCGGCGGACGCGTACGACTTCGTCGTGACCAGCGGCGGGGCGTCGAACGGCGACTTCGACTTCATCAAGCCCGTGGTGTCCGAGTTGGGCGAGCTGCTGATGACCACGGTGAACATTCGTCCCGGCAAGGCCCAGACGTTCGGCATCGTGCGCGGTACGCCCGTGTTCGGCCTGCCCGGCAACCCGGCGGCGGCGTACGTGGGCTTCGAGATGATCATCCGCCCCGCGCTGCGCAAGATGCAAGGGTATGCGCATTTCGAGCGCCCGTCGGTGATGGCGAAGCTATCGCGCGACGTGAAGAAGAAGGACCCGCGCCGCATCTTCCTGCGCGGCACGCTGTACAAGAACGATGAGGGCGAATACGTGGTGGCGCCCGCCAAGAACCAGAGCTCGGGCCTGTTCGGAGTCATCCAGCGCAGCAACTGCATGGCCATCCTGCCGGAAGGCCTCGACTCTCGCACTGCCGGCTCGCTTGTGCAGTGCGTCCTGCTCGACGTTTCCGAGGAAGTGAGTTTGTAA
- a CDS encoding gamma carbonic anhydrase family protein, with the protein MTSEETPLYHRVKAHPTARIAPSAGIVGDVTIGRDASVFAGVQIRGDDAPVVIGDESNLQENTVVHVDFDVPCIVGPHCTVGHGTILHGCELGENVLVGMGSIVMNRAKIGANSLIGAGSLVTEGKEFPPGSLIMGTPARVKRALTDEEIASMCTFPADDYVRQSGEMLEQGVLEHPAPDMDMHRGA; encoded by the coding sequence ATGACCTCAGAAGAAACGCCCCTGTACCACCGCGTGAAAGCCCATCCCACCGCCCGCATCGCGCCGTCGGCTGGCATCGTGGGCGACGTGACCATCGGCCGCGACGCCAGCGTGTTCGCCGGCGTGCAGATCCGCGGCGACGACGCGCCCGTCGTCATCGGCGACGAGTCCAACTTGCAGGAGAACACGGTCGTCCACGTGGATTTCGACGTGCCCTGCATCGTGGGGCCGCATTGCACCGTAGGCCACGGCACCATCCTGCACGGGTGCGAGCTGGGCGAAAACGTGCTGGTGGGCATGGGCTCCATCGTGATGAACCGCGCGAAGATCGGCGCGAACAGCCTGATCGGGGCAGGATCGCTGGTGACAGAGGGCAAGGAGTTCCCGCCGGGCAGCCTCATCATGGGCACGCCGGCGCGCGTGAAGCGCGCGCTGACCGACGAGGAGATTGCGTCCATGTGCACCTTCCCCGCCGACGACTACGTGCGCCAAAGCGGCGAAATGCTGGAGCAGGGAGTGCTGGAGCACCCCGCCCCCGACATGGACATGCACCGGGGAGCGTAG
- the eno gene encoding phosphopyruvate hydratase — MSVIIDVFGREILDSRGNPTVEVEVVLEDGAFGRAAVPSGASTGAFEAVELRDCDKGRYLGKGTLDAVAHVNEEIAEALIGIEADDQRFIDDIMLQVDGTDNKGALGANAILGASLACAKAAAESAELPLYKYVGGANAHLLPTPMMNILNGGVHADNNVDFQEFMIMPVGASTFAEALRWCAEIYHTLKKVLHDAGLGGGVGDEGGFAPNFKTNEEPLEYVTKACEAAGYKPGVDIMFAMDPASTEFYDADKKKYVLAGEGRELTSAEMVDYWEALVNKYPIVSIEDGMAEEDWDGWKELTDRIGDRVQLVGDDLFVTNSKRLAKGIELGCANAILIKVNQIGSLTETLEAIEMAKQAGYACVMSHRSGETEDTTIADLAVACNTGQIKTGAPCRSDRVAKYNQLLRIEEELDTAAQYAGMNAFYNINR; from the coding sequence ATGAGCGTCATCATCGATGTGTTCGGTCGCGAGATTCTGGACTCGCGCGGCAACCCGACCGTGGAAGTTGAAGTGGTGCTGGAAGACGGCGCGTTCGGCCGTGCCGCGGTGCCGTCGGGCGCTTCGACGGGCGCGTTCGAGGCCGTCGAGCTGCGCGACTGCGACAAGGGCCGCTATCTCGGCAAGGGCACACTGGATGCTGTCGCCCACGTGAACGAGGAGATCGCCGAGGCGCTCATCGGCATCGAGGCCGACGATCAGCGCTTCATCGACGACATCATGCTGCAGGTGGACGGCACCGACAACAAGGGTGCCTTGGGCGCGAACGCCATCCTCGGCGCGTCGCTGGCCTGCGCCAAGGCTGCTGCTGAGTCGGCTGAGCTGCCGCTGTACAAGTACGTCGGCGGCGCGAACGCGCACCTGCTGCCCACGCCCATGATGAACATCCTCAACGGCGGCGTGCATGCTGACAACAACGTGGACTTCCAGGAGTTCATGATCATGCCGGTGGGCGCGAGCACGTTTGCCGAGGCGCTGCGCTGGTGCGCCGAGATCTACCACACGCTGAAGAAGGTGCTGCATGACGCGGGCCTCGGCGGCGGCGTGGGTGACGAGGGTGGCTTCGCCCCCAACTTCAAGACGAACGAAGAGCCGCTCGAGTACGTGACGAAGGCGTGCGAAGCTGCCGGTTACAAGCCCGGCGTGGACATCATGTTCGCCATGGACCCGGCATCCACCGAGTTCTACGACGCCGATAAGAAGAAGTACGTGCTGGCGGGCGAGGGCCGCGAGCTGACCAGCGCCGAGATGGTGGACTATTGGGAAGCGCTCGTGAACAAGTACCCCATCGTCTCCATCGAGGACGGTATGGCCGAAGAGGATTGGGACGGCTGGAAAGAGCTGACCGACCGCATCGGCGACCGCGTGCAGCTGGTGGGCGACGACCTGTTCGTCACCAACTCCAAGCGCCTGGCCAAGGGTATCGAGCTGGGCTGCGCGAACGCCATCCTCATCAAGGTGAACCAGATCGGCAGCCTGACCGAGACGCTGGAGGCCATTGAGATGGCGAAGCAGGCCGGCTATGCATGCGTCATGAGCCACCGCTCCGGCGAGACCGAGGACACCACCATCGCCGATCTGGCCGTCGCTTGCAACACCGGCCAGATCAAGACGGGCGCGCCCTGCCGCAGCGACCGCGTGGCGAAGTACAACCAGCTGCTCCGCATCGAGGAAGAGTTGGACACCGCCGCCCAGTACGCCGGCATGAACGCCTTTTACAATATCAACCGCTAA